Part of the Chloroflexota bacterium genome is shown below.
ATCGTTGCATACGGCGCATTGCCGATGGGCAGCGGCGTCGGCGTCGGCGTGGGTGTGGGCGTCGGCGTCGGTTGCGGCGGCTGCAGGGTAAAGGCGATCGTCGAGAAGTCCACGCGCCGCGAGAGGACGTTCAGCTGCCCCTGGATGCGCTCGATCTCCGCGCGCACCCGGCTGATCTCGCGCTCCAGCGTCAAGATGTCGTTCACATTCTGGGCGCGCGCCAGCAGGACAAGGTAGCTCTCCTCCTGTCGCCGGAGGGCCTTGAGCCGCGCCTCCAGGTCTATGAACTGGTCGGTGACGTCCTGGGAGCTGACGCTTCTGGACTTCACGGTGCCGATGCGCTCCGCCTGTTCCAGCACGCTGAAGAACTGCCCCGGCGGCACCCGCACCACGATGGTGGCCGATTGGCGCGCCTCGTTCCCGGAGCTGGAGAGCGACTCCACATATCCCCCGGCCCCTTCAGCAAGGAGCCGTACCTGCGTCAGGGCAGGCGTCACGTCCGTCACTTCCAGGACGAAGTTCGCCGTGGAGATGACCTTGCGCCCATCGTCCGGCGGCAGGCCGCCGCTGCCCAAGCCGGGGACCGGTGGACGGGCCGTGGCCGTTGGGGCAGGAGTCGGGAAGGGTCGGGGAGTCGCAGGCGGCGCGGCTGTTGCCTGCGGAAAAATCCCTGTCCCAATTGGCCCTGCGGGTCCTGCCGGGCCCGCCGGGCCGCGAGCGCCGGAGGTGGATTGCTCCGCGTCCGTCGATGACCGCTGGCCTGCAGCTGCCGTCGGCGCGAACCGCGAGGTCCCGCCTGTCGCTTCCCCCTCGTCGTCGCCCCCGCAGGCGACAACAAAGAGCATGATCACAACAAAAGCCGAAAGGAACAGCCACGCTCGTCTCATCGCGCACCTCCCGTCTCGTCTTAGTGACTAGACGGAGAGGCGGGCGATTTTGTTCCCGCTACTGCATCCGCACCAGCGCCGGCGCCTCTTTCCAGACCGCCTCCAAGTCATAGTAGCG
Proteins encoded:
- a CDS encoding DUF4349 domain-containing protein — protein: MRRAWLFLSAFVVIMLFVVACGGDDEGEATGGTSRFAPTAAAGQRSSTDAEQSTSGARGPAGPAGPAGPIGTGIFPQATAAPPATPRPFPTPAPTATARPPVPGLGSGGLPPDDGRKVISTANFVLEVTDVTPALTQVRLLAEGAGGYVESLSSSGNEARQSATIVVRVPPGQFFSVLEQAERIGTVKSRSVSSQDVTDQFIDLEARLKALRRQEESYLVLLARAQNVNDILTLEREISRVRAEIERIQGQLNVLSRRVDFSTIAFTLQPPQPTPTPTPTPTPTPLPIGNAPYATMVLRVPNVEAAYADIKGYAASVRGEVDSAVIVINGEEQRAELGIRFFRADFLQAVTSIESKWKAVSKEVRDGTTGPGDKNITKPDARMELRIVLRPPKPDYTVQIIVGSVFGTVGLVVVSLTLMTAYRSKARGKPTA